From a region of the Aeoliella mucimassa genome:
- a CDS encoding PEGA domain-containing protein → MPTSIPTATRNRSPNRYQAIAIGMLVLLSATGCVRRRLTVRSNPPGALVYVDNQQVGTTPCSVDFTYYGTRELRLVKSGYETLTVNQPIPTPWYQYPPLDFFSDNFAMTKIRDNRTTAVFELQPQTMLPVEEIIRRGEELRGRAQSGAVMPAANNVVIPPPPTPTTTFP, encoded by the coding sequence ATGCCAACATCCATTCCTACAGCTACCCGAAATCGTTCGCCAAATCGCTATCAGGCGATTGCCATCGGCATGTTGGTATTGCTCTCGGCCACGGGATGCGTCCGTCGTCGACTCACTGTTCGCAGTAATCCCCCCGGTGCGTTGGTGTATGTCGACAATCAACAGGTTGGCACCACGCCCTGCTCCGTCGATTTCACGTACTACGGAACTCGCGAGTTGCGGCTGGTGAAGTCGGGCTACGAGACGCTCACGGTAAACCAACCGATACCGACCCCATGGTACCAGTATCCGCCGCTCGACTTCTTCAGCGACAACTTTGCGATGACCAAGATTCGCGACAATCGCACCACCGCAGTTTTCGAGCTGCAGCCTCAAACCATGTTGCCGGTGGAAGAGATCATCCGTCGTGGTGAGGAGCTTCGCGGTCGCGCCCAAAGCGGAGCGGTGATGCCGGCTGCCAACAACGTGGTGATTCCTCCCCCTCCTACTCCCACGACCACTTTCCCATAG
- a CDS encoding PP2C family protein-serine/threonine phosphatase: MPADDPKSLEANTFKVIHAARSDLGMRRSNNQDAMAVVEADEATWKKRGHFFMVADGMGAHAAGELASQLAVDNVPHTYHKLSSLTPPAALRQSVHKANKLINDKGQSAAEFNGMGTTCSCLALLPGAALIAHVGDSRVYRLRHGELQQLTFDHSLVWEMAAASDTSDEHVPACIPKNVITRSLGPHAMVNVDLEGPYTIEPGDKFLLCSDGLTGVVDNELLGCLLAVLPPDEAVTTLVDVANLRGGPDNITVVVVEVACQCSPSQEDNGSSLPECPGCQEEEGWLSRLFGWFWRTGSSPRAGHELGGPYGNGPYRHYPMHPEVSARDMGGLCRELSALEHDEESPLARTPKVDWQAFNQVCDEAHSAADTHDAAESIKLYSKAIRKLMSQIRQGDSPSDSAIR, translated from the coding sequence ATGCCAGCAGACGACCCCAAGTCTCTTGAAGCCAACACCTTTAAGGTGATCCACGCTGCTCGCAGCGATCTGGGGATGCGACGTTCGAACAACCAGGATGCGATGGCTGTTGTCGAGGCCGACGAGGCAACTTGGAAAAAGCGGGGGCATTTTTTCATGGTCGCCGACGGCATGGGAGCTCACGCGGCCGGCGAACTGGCCAGCCAGTTGGCTGTCGACAACGTACCGCACACCTATCACAAGCTCAGCTCGCTCACCCCCCCCGCAGCCTTGCGGCAAAGCGTGCACAAAGCCAACAAGCTGATCAACGACAAAGGGCAGTCGGCAGCCGAGTTCAACGGCATGGGCACCACCTGCAGTTGCCTGGCCTTGCTGCCCGGAGCGGCCCTGATTGCTCACGTCGGCGATAGCCGAGTCTACCGCCTGCGGCATGGCGAACTACAGCAGCTTACGTTCGATCACAGCTTGGTGTGGGAAATGGCCGCAGCGAGCGATACCTCCGACGAACATGTGCCAGCTTGCATTCCCAAGAACGTGATTACGCGATCGTTGGGGCCGCATGCAATGGTGAACGTCGACTTGGAAGGCCCCTATACCATCGAGCCAGGCGACAAGTTCCTGCTCTGCAGCGACGGTCTAACCGGCGTCGTCGACAACGAGCTACTCGGCTGCCTGCTGGCCGTGCTACCGCCAGACGAGGCTGTTACCACGCTGGTGGATGTAGCCAACCTGCGAGGTGGCCCCGACAATATCACCGTGGTCGTAGTGGAAGTCGCCTGCCAGTGCTCACCGAGCCAGGAAGACAACGGAAGTTCGCTTCCCGAGTGCCCTGGGTGCCAGGAAGAGGAAGGCTGGCTCTCGCGACTCTTTGGTTGGTTCTGGCGCACCGGCAGCTCGCCCCGCGCTGGGCACGAGCTCGGGGGCCCCTACGGTAACGGCCCCTACCGACACTACCCCATGCACCCCGAAGTATCGGCGCGCGACATGGGAGGCTTGTGTCGAGAGCTTTCGGCCTTGGAACACGATGAAGAGTCGCCTTTGGCCCGCACTCCAAAAGTCGACTGGCAGGCCTTTAATCAGGTGTGCGACGAGGCCCACTCGGCAGCCGATACCCACGACGCGGCCGAATCGATCAAGCTTTATTCCAAGGCGATTCGCAAGCTGATGAGCCAGATTCGCCAGGGCGATTCCCCTTCCGACAGCGCAATACGCTAA
- a CDS encoding LptF/LptG family permease — MRILTKYVVGELLKLFVLTLSVMTLMMFIGLLGKQAVEQGLGLGALLRLMPYVLPEALQFTLPGALLLAVSGVYGRVASSNELVAVKSMGISPMVMVWPTLILSVLVSFTAVWLNDIAVSWGRRGQERVILESLEAIAYSQLTNKGMFEYRSLKVYVKDVQGRTLVRPQIVIKEKGQEQADILEARSAQFAADIDSGQLILKMEDVDATGEFDFIQPGVAEQELPLDDLLGSREKSRSPSNYALAEIGPGKQQERETIDKARQDMSTEAAFAMLTGDFNELGESNWKNQERTIRNAENRLNRFYTEPYRRWSNGFSCLAFACVGIPVAVMLRKGEMLASFFACFLPILIVYYPMFMGTMVAAKKGNLPPQSVWLGNIVLIIVGLYLMRREVRH, encoded by the coding sequence ATGCGTATCCTCACCAAATACGTCGTCGGTGAACTGCTCAAGTTGTTTGTGCTTACATTGAGCGTCATGACTCTCATGATGTTCATTGGGCTCCTAGGCAAGCAGGCTGTCGAGCAGGGGCTCGGTCTCGGGGCACTCCTGCGACTGATGCCTTACGTACTGCCCGAAGCGTTGCAGTTTACGTTGCCTGGCGCTTTGCTACTGGCGGTCTCCGGAGTCTACGGAAGAGTGGCCAGCAGCAACGAACTGGTCGCCGTGAAGTCGATGGGCATCTCGCCGATGGTGATGGTTTGGCCCACCTTGATTCTGAGCGTGCTGGTAAGCTTCACCGCGGTCTGGTTGAACGACATCGCTGTTTCTTGGGGCCGGCGAGGACAAGAACGGGTGATTCTCGAGTCGCTCGAAGCGATTGCCTATAGTCAACTGACAAACAAAGGGATGTTCGAGTACCGGTCGCTCAAAGTCTACGTGAAAGACGTGCAAGGGCGTACGCTCGTCCGACCGCAGATTGTGATCAAAGAGAAAGGGCAGGAGCAAGCCGATATTCTCGAGGCTCGTTCCGCCCAATTTGCGGCCGACATTGATAGCGGCCAACTGATTCTCAAGATGGAGGACGTCGACGCCACTGGCGAATTCGACTTCATTCAGCCGGGAGTCGCCGAGCAAGAGTTGCCGCTGGACGATCTGCTGGGAAGCCGCGAGAAGAGCCGCAGCCCGTCAAACTACGCCTTGGCGGAAATCGGCCCAGGCAAGCAGCAGGAACGCGAAACCATCGATAAAGCTCGGCAGGATATGAGCACCGAGGCTGCATTCGCCATGCTCACCGGCGATTTCAACGAGTTGGGCGAGAGCAACTGGAAGAATCAAGAACGCACGATCCGCAACGCTGAGAACCGTTTGAACCGGTTCTACACCGAGCCGTATCGACGATGGTCGAATGGTTTTAGCTGCCTGGCGTTCGCGTGCGTGGGGATTCCCGTCGCGGTAATGCTTCGCAAAGGCGAAATGCTGGCCAGCTTCTTTGCCTGCTTCCTGCCGATATTGATCGTCTACTACCCCATGTTCATGGGGACGATGGTGGCCGCGAAGAAAGGCAACCTGCCCCCTCAGTCGGTTTGGCTCGGAAATATCGTGCTGATCATCGTCGGGCTCTACTTGATGCGCCGCGAGGTACGTCACTAA
- a CDS encoding sensor histidine kinase → MISHWPIRLKLRVGLGSMAVSIALLFAAALYGLYAYRNLVKSLSARSQELPLADQLSTTVGDLKVIIAQAKQAITNKDEIKFNGVRFSMASSFPELQEKERAEFREEYLLKYNDFKNALSLYKERLDVSRAHTGGRIGDDQRERATLKQIDAVLARIDSQHPLQEWVEEDLASLESEINQLRKLAGELPSYLHQRLQLLAGDVRSQYRLAIPLAWATFLASVLVMGLAIVVFHRTISRPLGILVSGSREVAKGEFDHRIQLDSRDEIGELAVAMNDMTSRFQEIYTDLDHQVQERTKEVVRSEQLASVGFLAAGVAHEINNPLASIALCSESLESRIKELLGDDPQSTPEKEVVISYLDMIQKEAFRCKQITEKLLDFSRMGDSQRHATELRDLVGGVIEMIQHLGRYNGKNLELEPGDPVIVDVNPQEIKQVVLNLITNGLDSLEAGGTVSVKVERHAGQARIVVRDNGCGMTEEVIRNLFEPFFTRRRDGQGTGLGLSITCRIINEHGGSITPTSEGVGQGSQFIVTLPLAQRNSKAA, encoded by the coding sequence ATGATCTCGCATTGGCCAATTCGCTTGAAGCTCCGCGTCGGACTCGGTTCGATGGCGGTGAGTATCGCGCTGTTGTTTGCGGCTGCCCTCTACGGTCTCTACGCTTATCGCAATTTGGTGAAGAGCTTGAGCGCCAGGTCGCAAGAGTTGCCGCTCGCCGATCAACTCAGCACCACTGTTGGTGACCTGAAGGTGATCATCGCTCAGGCCAAACAAGCGATTACCAACAAAGATGAGATCAAGTTCAATGGAGTGCGTTTCAGCATGGCTTCGAGCTTTCCTGAACTGCAGGAGAAGGAACGTGCTGAGTTCCGGGAAGAGTATTTACTGAAGTACAACGATTTCAAGAACGCCCTCTCGCTCTACAAAGAACGGTTGGATGTAAGCCGGGCGCATACTGGGGGACGCATCGGCGACGACCAACGTGAACGGGCGACGCTCAAACAGATCGATGCGGTGCTAGCTCGCATCGATTCGCAACACCCGCTGCAAGAGTGGGTGGAAGAAGATCTCGCTTCACTGGAAAGCGAAATTAACCAGCTAAGGAAACTGGCGGGCGAACTCCCCAGCTACTTGCATCAGCGACTACAGTTGCTGGCCGGCGACGTTCGCTCGCAGTATCGCCTGGCTATTCCGTTGGCCTGGGCCACCTTCCTGGCTTCGGTGCTGGTGATGGGCTTGGCCATCGTGGTGTTTCATCGCACGATCTCTCGACCGCTTGGCATCCTGGTCTCTGGATCCCGCGAAGTCGCCAAGGGAGAGTTCGACCACCGCATTCAGCTGGATAGTCGTGACGAAATCGGCGAGTTGGCGGTGGCCATGAACGACATGACCTCTCGGTTCCAAGAAATCTACACCGATCTGGACCATCAGGTGCAAGAGCGAACCAAGGAAGTGGTGCGGAGCGAACAGCTTGCCAGCGTCGGTTTTCTGGCCGCCGGCGTGGCCCACGAAATCAACAACCCGCTTGCCTCGATTGCGTTGTGCAGCGAATCCCTCGAAAGCCGGATCAAAGAATTGCTCGGCGACGATCCCCAGTCGACGCCTGAAAAAGAAGTGGTGATCAGCTACCTGGACATGATTCAAAAAGAGGCCTTCCGCTGCAAACAGATTACCGAGAAGCTGCTCGACTTTTCCCGGATGGGTGACTCGCAGCGTCACGCAACGGAGCTTCGCGATCTAGTGGGCGGGGTCATTGAGATGATCCAGCACCTTGGCCGATACAACGGCAAGAATCTGGAACTCGAGCCAGGTGATCCGGTGATCGTCGACGTGAATCCGCAAGAGATCAAGCAGGTGGTGCTGAACCTGATTACTAACGGGCTCGATAGCCTCGAAGCTGGCGGCACCGTAAGTGTGAAGGTAGAACGCCATGCAGGTCAGGCTCGCATCGTGGTTCGCGACAATGGCTGTGGAATGACTGAAGAGGTGATTCGCAATCTGTTCGAACCATTTTTCACGCGCCGACGCGACGGGCAGGGTACCGGACTAGGGCTCTCGATCACGTGCCGGATCATCAACGAACATGGCGGGTCGATCACACCCACCAGCGAAGGGGTGGGCCAAGGTTCACAGTTCATCGTCACCCTTCCTTTGGCACAACGAAACAGCAAGGCGGCCTAG
- a CDS encoding sigma-54-dependent transcriptional regulator, with translation MPTQPNAPQGLSMLFADDERSLQELMKLEIPRMGHRVTVCPDGLTAAAALEKDNFDCILVDLDMPGLNGIQVIAKAKEMSPSTEAIVLTGKSSTDTAIAALRHGAFDYLTKPCKLVEIEALLKRVQDKRELTNKYYALVHRLESIEGAPRLIGESTGMGQVQKMISRVGPTDSTVLILGETGTGKELVARAVHENSTRAGKPFVAINCGALPENLIESELFGHAKGAFTGADDHRTGLFEVASGGTIFLDEIGELPKSMQAKLLRVLESREIRRVGENKTVMVDVRVVCATHRNLEDMVAEDEFREDLMYRINTFEIHLPPLRERLDDIPQLAAHLLARFRPQGKGFDHQLTDDALSALKSHVWPGNVRELANVIEHATILCDSGPISSEHLPQHFNRRQLTGGAKAQLGPMTLRDLEMEAIHQALDRHSGNKPKAAEELGISLKTLYNKLNQSTTLEKSA, from the coding sequence ATGCCGACTCAGCCTAATGCACCGCAGGGACTATCGATGTTGTTTGCCGACGACGAAAGATCGCTGCAGGAATTAATGAAGCTGGAAATACCTCGTATGGGGCACCGGGTGACCGTGTGTCCCGATGGGCTCACCGCCGCAGCGGCACTGGAGAAGGACAATTTCGACTGCATTCTGGTCGACCTCGACATGCCTGGTCTAAACGGCATCCAGGTCATTGCCAAGGCCAAGGAGATGTCGCCTAGCACCGAAGCGATCGTGCTAACGGGAAAAAGTTCCACCGATACGGCTATCGCAGCGCTGCGTCATGGAGCCTTCGACTACCTGACCAAGCCCTGCAAGCTGGTAGAAATCGAAGCCCTGCTGAAACGCGTGCAGGATAAACGCGAACTGACAAACAAGTACTACGCGCTGGTGCATCGGCTCGAATCGATCGAAGGAGCCCCCAGGCTCATTGGCGAGTCTACCGGCATGGGGCAGGTGCAGAAGATGATTAGTCGGGTCGGCCCAACTGACTCGACAGTACTCATTTTGGGCGAGACCGGTACCGGTAAGGAACTGGTTGCCCGCGCGGTGCATGAGAATAGCACCCGGGCTGGCAAGCCATTTGTCGCGATCAACTGCGGGGCGTTGCCTGAGAACTTGATCGAGAGCGAGCTGTTCGGTCACGCGAAGGGGGCGTTCACCGGTGCCGACGATCATCGCACCGGTCTGTTCGAGGTCGCCAGCGGTGGCACGATCTTCCTCGACGAAATCGGCGAGCTTCCCAAGAGCATGCAGGCGAAGCTGCTGCGTGTGCTCGAGAGCCGAGAGATTCGTCGGGTGGGCGAAAACAAGACCGTGATGGTCGACGTGCGGGTGGTGTGTGCGACGCACCGAAACCTGGAAGACATGGTTGCCGAAGATGAGTTCCGCGAAGACCTGATGTATCGGATCAACACGTTCGAGATCCACCTTCCGCCGCTGCGGGAGCGACTCGACGATATCCCTCAACTGGCCGCCCACCTGCTCGCCCGATTCCGACCACAGGGCAAGGGGTTCGATCACCAACTGACCGACGACGCGCTCTCGGCGCTCAAGTCGCACGTCTGGCCAGGCAATGTTCGTGAGCTGGCCAACGTGATTGAACACGCGACCATCTTGTGCGACTCGGGTCCTATCAGCAGCGAGCACCTACCCCAGCACTTTAACCGCCGCCAACTCACTGGCGGGGCCAAAGCTCAATTGGGACCGATGACGCTGCGCGATCTTGAGATGGAAGCTATTCATCAAGCCCTCGATCGCCATTCGGGCAACAAGCCGAAGGCGGCCGAGGAGCTCGGAATTAGTCTCAAGACGCTCTACAACAAGCTCAACCAGTCGACCACGCTAGAGAAGAGTGCCTAG
- the lexA gene encoding transcriptional repressor LexA translates to MLLDTLTKRQKQVFDFIRDKIDNRGYGPTVREIGEHFEIASPNGVMCHLKALEKKGLIVREPNMSRAIQLSEAVLAETGMPLVGEIAAGSLTEAIEQAERFDFDDWFPVKKNTFALKVKGESMIEAAIADGDVVICRRARTAHRGDIVVAMTDEGEATLKYWFPEANRIRLQPANSSMKPIYSKNVQVLGIVTGVVRRL, encoded by the coding sequence ATGCTGTTAGACACGCTAACCAAGCGTCAAAAGCAAGTTTTCGACTTTATTCGCGATAAAATCGACAATCGTGGCTATGGCCCCACGGTGCGTGAAATCGGCGAGCACTTCGAGATCGCCTCGCCCAACGGGGTGATGTGCCATCTGAAGGCCTTGGAAAAGAAGGGCCTGATTGTCCGCGAACCGAACATGTCGCGGGCTATTCAGCTTAGCGAAGCCGTTTTGGCCGAAACCGGCATGCCGCTGGTAGGTGAAATCGCCGCCGGTAGCCTGACCGAAGCCATCGAACAAGCCGAGCGATTCGACTTCGACGACTGGTTCCCCGTGAAGAAGAACACTTTCGCCCTGAAAGTGAAGGGCGAGTCGATGATCGAAGCCGCCATTGCGGATGGCGATGTCGTGATTTGCCGCCGCGCCCGCACTGCCCACCGGGGCGATATCGTCGTCGCCATGACCGACGAAGGCGAAGCAACGCTGAAGTACTGGTTCCCCGAGGCCAACCGCATTCGGCTGCAACCGGCCAATAGCAGCATGAAGCCGATCTACTCGAAGAACGTGCAAGTGCTCGGCATCGTCACCGGTGTCGTCCGCCGACTCTGA
- a CDS encoding trypsin-like peptidase domain-containing protein: MICRPLWADDPQPDSPQPPAEQAAPSEESSEESPEANPADESAAPEQPAEEPAKPESEAQPAPEAKPEADKPAETPPAEKAESAEEKPAPEQPAEEAKPAEGEKKESAEPEMEPEDQAPKEEAEKPAEESEEKPADDAKGDDAPEEKPAESKPDESKPNESKPEEPEQPAPRTLDLDEATSKVLEKPYPQNVEDLLLIQKQTQRVVETATPATVSVRVGQAFGSAVIVSPDGLVLTAGHVVGQPGQDVTFIFSDGKTAKGKTLGMFREIDSGMMKITDPGPWPYVKLAKAGDIKTGQWVVAIGHPGGFDPERTPPVRLGRVLFSNDDVISTDCTLVGGDSGGPLYNMKGEVVGIHSRIGRRITDNFHVPISTYHSTWDRLASGEEWGRPLGGTEQAEARPLLGVTGNRYEPECKIADVYPGMPAAQAGLKSGDIVRKFNGKQVQSFDDLINMVFEQKPGDTVKIEVARGEETLNMELRLGLASKPLPGSAEKPEKKG; the protein is encoded by the coding sequence GTGATTTGTCGCCCGCTCTGGGCTGACGATCCGCAGCCCGATAGCCCTCAACCTCCCGCGGAGCAGGCTGCCCCGTCGGAAGAATCTTCGGAAGAGTCGCCGGAAGCCAATCCAGCCGACGAGTCCGCCGCCCCAGAACAGCCAGCCGAAGAACCTGCCAAGCCTGAGTCCGAGGCTCAGCCAGCACCCGAGGCCAAACCAGAAGCGGATAAGCCTGCCGAGACTCCTCCTGCTGAGAAAGCCGAGTCGGCTGAAGAAAAGCCAGCCCCAGAGCAGCCTGCCGAGGAAGCAAAACCTGCTGAGGGCGAGAAGAAAGAATCGGCCGAACCAGAGATGGAGCCCGAGGACCAAGCTCCCAAGGAAGAGGCTGAGAAACCAGCCGAGGAATCTGAGGAGAAGCCAGCCGATGATGCAAAGGGCGATGACGCGCCGGAAGAAAAACCGGCGGAGTCGAAGCCCGATGAATCAAAGCCGAATGAATCGAAGCCCGAAGAGCCAGAGCAGCCCGCCCCGCGGACACTCGATCTGGATGAAGCCACCTCAAAGGTGCTGGAGAAGCCGTATCCACAGAACGTCGAAGACCTGCTGCTAATCCAAAAGCAGACGCAGCGCGTGGTCGAAACGGCCACCCCGGCGACCGTGTCGGTGCGAGTAGGGCAAGCGTTTGGTAGCGCTGTAATCGTTAGCCCGGATGGGTTGGTACTTACCGCCGGCCACGTGGTCGGCCAACCTGGGCAGGATGTGACCTTTATCTTCTCCGATGGCAAGACCGCCAAGGGAAAGACGTTAGGCATGTTCCGCGAGATCGACAGCGGCATGATGAAGATCACCGATCCTGGCCCATGGCCCTACGTGAAGCTGGCCAAGGCTGGCGACATCAAGACCGGACAGTGGGTGGTCGCTATTGGTCACCCCGGTGGCTTTGACCCTGAGCGCACGCCGCCCGTTCGTTTGGGACGTGTGCTGTTCTCCAACGACGATGTGATTAGCACCGACTGCACCTTGGTCGGTGGCGACTCGGGCGGACCGCTTTACAACATGAAGGGCGAGGTCGTTGGTATCCACAGCCGCATTGGTCGGCGGATCACCGACAATTTCCACGTGCCAATTTCGACGTATCACTCCACCTGGGACCGCCTGGCCTCAGGCGAAGAGTGGGGGCGTCCGCTTGGGGGAACCGAACAAGCCGAAGCCCGTCCGTTGCTCGGAGTCACTGGCAATCGCTATGAACCCGAATGCAAAATCGCCGACGTCTATCCCGGCATGCCGGCCGCTCAGGCGGGGCTCAAGTCTGGCGACATCGTGCGAAAGTTCAATGGTAAGCAGGTTCAATCGTTCGACGATTTGATCAACATGGTCTTCGAGCAAAAGCCAGGCGACACGGTGAAAATCGAAGTCGCCCGCGGCGAAGAAACGCTGAATATGGAACTCCGGCTGGGGCTCGCATCGAAGCCACTGCCTGGCAGTGCCGAGAAGCCTGAGAAAAAGGGTTAG
- a CDS encoding trypsin-like peptidase domain-containing protein, with protein sequence MNHRWMMNRYVMLAVVSLLTVSVARAQENDPLNQAGEALRNAMRRVMIPSSKLTDGPQVRSAFREVVADAAEATVAVRLNGKQVALGGIVGRDGWVITKADQLKGETPTCKLKDGREFDARVVGIDNKYDMAMLKIEAKNLPVLSLKRDDDATVGEWVATVAPDRDPVAVGIVAVDTRRIRPQRGWLGIQMDTSTDRPRIALVYEGSAAEQAGLLVNDEIVEINGEATNDRERLFRTIGKYSPGDLLAMKIKRGSESLSVEAVLTPPVKGMPNDRRQFQNNLGSELSDRRFGFDAAFQHDTVLKPVDCGGPLVDLEGHVVGFNISRSGRTESYAIPANVAITRFYDLMSGNLPPKVRNKVDAPDEEQPVNAESEPEPEEASAE encoded by the coding sequence ATGAACCATCGTTGGATGATGAATCGGTACGTGATGCTGGCCGTTGTCAGCTTGCTGACAGTTTCGGTCGCTCGCGCCCAAGAGAACGATCCGCTGAACCAAGCGGGTGAAGCCTTGCGCAACGCGATGCGGCGGGTGATGATTCCCAGCTCGAAGCTCACGGATGGCCCGCAGGTTCGTTCGGCGTTTCGCGAAGTTGTCGCCGATGCAGCCGAAGCAACCGTTGCTGTTCGCTTGAATGGCAAGCAGGTCGCTCTGGGGGGCATCGTGGGTCGTGATGGCTGGGTGATTACCAAGGCCGATCAGCTGAAGGGGGAGACTCCAACCTGCAAGCTGAAGGATGGTCGTGAGTTCGATGCTCGCGTGGTGGGAATCGACAACAAATACGACATGGCCATGCTCAAGATCGAAGCGAAAAACCTACCGGTGCTTTCGCTAAAACGCGACGACGACGCAACCGTCGGTGAGTGGGTCGCCACCGTGGCCCCTGACCGCGACCCGGTGGCCGTCGGCATTGTGGCCGTCGACACCCGACGCATTCGTCCGCAGCGCGGTTGGCTCGGCATTCAGATGGATACCAGCACGGATCGCCCGCGAATTGCCCTGGTCTACGAAGGCTCGGCCGCCGAGCAGGCGGGGCTGTTGGTAAACGATGAAATCGTCGAGATCAATGGCGAGGCAACCAACGACCGCGAAAGGTTGTTCCGCACCATCGGCAAGTACAGTCCTGGTGACTTGCTGGCCATGAAGATCAAGCGGGGAAGCGAGTCGCTCAGTGTCGAAGCCGTGCTAACGCCGCCGGTTAAAGGCATGCCGAACGATCGTCGGCAGTTCCAGAACAATCTCGGCAGTGAGTTGAGCGATCGCCGATTCGGTTTCGACGCTGCCTTCCAGCACGACACGGTGCTCAAACCGGTTGATTGTGGTGGTCCGCTGGTCGACCTCGAAGGTCACGTGGTTGGTTTCAACATTTCGCGAAGCGGGCGTACCGAGAGCTATGCGATTCCTGCGAACGTCGCGATCACAAGATTCTACGACCTGATGTCGGGCAACTTGCCTCCGAAGGTGCGAAACAAAGTCGACGCGCCGGACGAAGAGCAGCCCGTGAATGCCGAATCGGAGCCAGAGCCCGAGGAAGCCTCTGCCGAGTAA
- a CDS encoding putative quinol monooxygenase, whose protein sequence is MIHVIAALTTAPGKRDELIEAFKQVAPTVRAEDGCIEYNAAVDVQTPLDGQSDLRDDVLTVVEKWESIDALKAHLATSHMEQFFTAMGDVITGVSLQVLSPV, encoded by the coding sequence TTGATTCATGTCATAGCTGCTCTTACCACCGCGCCTGGCAAACGGGATGAATTGATCGAAGCATTTAAGCAGGTAGCACCCACGGTGCGTGCCGAGGATGGATGCATCGAGTACAACGCTGCCGTTGACGTGCAAACCCCGCTCGATGGCCAAAGCGATCTCCGTGACGACGTACTGACCGTTGTCGAAAAATGGGAAAGCATCGACGCCCTCAAAGCCCATCTGGCGACTTCCCACATGGAGCAGTTTTTCACTGCAATGGGCGATGTGATCACCGGTGTCTCGCTGCAGGTGCTGTCGCCTGTTTGA
- the proB gene encoding glutamate 5-kinase, with protein sequence MSDTTRQSLAAMADTVVVKVGTRVLTHPNGALDTRRVAGLADQLALLTSEGRRVLLVSSGAVGAGIGRLGLEHRPTDLAELQAVASVGQSCLIEAYNLALENHGRHAAQVLLTADDFTDRSRYLNVRNTLFALFRLGAVPIVNENDVVRVDELQRNVGDNDRLAAMVTNLLRAPLLVLLSDVEGVYESMPSGDEPPVVIPQIDISQIASDSLVQSRANAGAGPQLSVGGMGSKLDAARLVATAGERVIIASGRRSNVLVDILAGKQVGTLIMGAESTTNSRKRWIGGAARCEGRLIVDEGASRALCERGSSLLAVGITRVTGQFSRGDAVAIVDGQGIEIARGLSNYSADEVAKIAGARADRIADLLGQRPYIEVVHRDNLALLG encoded by the coding sequence ATGTCCGATACCACTCGTCAATCGCTGGCCGCGATGGCCGATACTGTCGTCGTGAAGGTAGGCACCCGCGTGCTCACCCACCCCAACGGTGCGCTCGATACTCGCCGGGTGGCGGGGCTCGCCGATCAACTGGCGTTGCTCACCAGCGAAGGGCGGCGCGTGCTGCTGGTCAGTAGCGGAGCGGTCGGCGCCGGCATCGGGCGACTGGGGCTCGAGCATCGCCCCACCGACTTGGCGGAGCTGCAGGCGGTTGCGAGCGTTGGACAGAGCTGCCTGATCGAAGCCTACAACCTGGCACTCGAAAACCACGGCCGACATGCTGCCCAGGTGTTGCTTACGGCCGACGATTTCACCGATCGTTCGCGGTACCTCAACGTTCGCAACACGTTGTTCGCACTGTTTCGGTTGGGAGCGGTGCCAATTGTCAATGAGAACGACGTGGTGCGAGTCGACGAGCTGCAGCGTAACGTCGGCGACAACGATCGACTCGCGGCCATGGTCACCAACTTGCTCCGCGCGCCGTTGCTGGTGCTGCTCTCCGACGTGGAAGGGGTGTACGAGTCGATGCCATCGGGCGACGAACCGCCGGTCGTGATTCCGCAGATCGATATCTCGCAGATCGCCTCGGATAGCCTCGTACAGTCGCGGGCGAATGCCGGGGCCGGGCCTCAGCTCAGCGTCGGAGGGATGGGCAGCAAGCTCGATGCAGCTCGGCTCGTCGCTACCGCTGGCGAACGGGTGATCATCGCGAGCGGTCGCCGTTCGAACGTGCTGGTCGACATCCTGGCCGGCAAACAGGTTGGTACGCTCATCATGGGCGCCGAATCGACCACCAACTCGCGGAAGCGTTGGATCGGCGGCGCTGCCCGCTGCGAAGGGCGTTTGATCGTGGATGAAGGAGCGAGCCGAGCGCTCTGCGAGCGGGGTAGCAGCCTGCTGGCCGTGGGTATCACCCGCGTTACTGGCCAGTTCAGCCGAGGCGACGCAGTGGCTATCGTCGATGGGCAAGGGATCGAAATCGCGCGTGGTTTGAGCAACTACTCGGCCGACGAAGTCGCTAAAATTGCCGGCGCGAGGGCCGATCGCATTGCGGACTTGCTAGGGCAGCGACCTTACATCGAGGTAGTGCATCGCGACAATCTGGCGCTCTTGGGTTAA